GACTCCATTGCCCGGTGAGCGCTTCGCCAAAATGATCAACCAGCAGGAGCGTTTTCTGATCGGGCGCCAGTCCCCAGACGGCATCCTGACTTCCCCATTTCAACTGATGCACGGCCAGATTCAATTGAGAAAGGTCGATAAAACCAGGTTCATTGCGGGAACAGTGCATGACATAGTTCAGTTCCCCGTCAATTAGTTGGTCACCTTTTAAGGTAGCAGTATATGTTGCTTCCTGAATCCAGGAATTGGGAGGCGAGTTCTGTTTGAGAAGCGCCTTTTTTTTCAGATCCTGATACTTTTTCAGTGGAACAGGAAACCAGTTTCCTTCAGGCCAGTTGGAAGTATCGCTGCCGGAAACACTGGTTTCTTCAATTCGCAATGTGGGAGACAACTCCCAGACGGAATTGTCCGCTGCTGCAGCTGTGATTGGCTGGATCAGACAGCAGAGCCACGTGATGCAGATTCCGATTCCGTAAACCAGAGCATTACGAAAACAGCTGATGAGTTGATTCCCATTCATCGATTCGCCCCGGCTTCTGACGAGGAGACTGGTTTATCAACCACTTCAGAACCGGGACGGACAGCGGTGATATCTTCAGGATCGACTTCCGATGGTCGGATACGTTCTGAAATTGACGGAGGTGGAATGAAATCGCTGGGTGCCGACATTGTCAACAGTTTCGACTCTCGACGTTTCCTGGAGGTCCCATTGATCATCGCTGCCACAACCGCCAGCAGTAATCCAAATACAGCAGGTTGCAGGAGTACTTCTACTGGAGCGGTATACCAGAGTGCAACAGCAGAGACGGCGGTAATCATCAGCAGTAGCACTAATGCACTGCGCAGTACTGAGATACTCATTAAAATGAAGCCCAGCAGTAGTGCTGTTCCAGCACCGATGAAGACAATCATGGAACGAGATAACGCCTGAAACTGCAGCGAAGTCGCCGGTCCCAGTCGATAGAACTGATAGTCGTTCACGCCTAAAAACTCGTCGGATTGGGGAGGTGAATTTTTGAGTGCCACCGGTATTTCATCCTGGCCGTAGAACTGTCGAGACCAGAATACTCCCTGATTTTCCCAGCGAAACTGGGGGGTATATCCCAGCGGAATCGTTAATAAATGCTGATTGTTAGGCAGACTGATTTTCCACATCGTTTTTTCGATCCACAGATTGTCTGCGAATTCTGCGGCGGCAACCATCAGTGGTTGGAACTGAGAGTCACGCTGATGTTTCGTAGAGCCATAGTCAATCGTCAGGATATTCTGTTCATTTTCCTTTTCTTTGGGAGATGGCAGAATCAGCTGATACTCCTGAGTCTTACCCTGCTGCAGACTGCCGGTCACACGCTGGTTATTCCACCAGATGTCATCAATTTTAATGGCTGCATCTTCGGGCATGCGGAAAGTTAATGATCTGGGAGAAACCGGAAACTCATACTGAGCCCGCGCCTGGTAGGAACCGGTTAAATCCAGGCTGCATTGAATCCAGGCCTGACTGATTGAATAGGCAAACAAGGAACCGGATTCATTTTTATTCAGCTTGAGACTGATGTCCGCTTTCGGATCGATGGCTCTCCAGAAGGCGTTATTATTCATCGCCAGTTGCTGCTGCCAGGCTGCATCCAGGCTTTCAATTTCCAGATATTGGGTATCTTCTTCATCCATCAGAGACAATTCAAACTGGCTTTCGGAAAAAGGAACATCGTCTGAACGAATCAAAGGAACATGGAGTTCATCGGGAGAATTCTGCGGCAACAGATAGACAGCGGTGATTTTAACCGAACCCAGTTTTTTACTCCGCAAAGAGAGCCGGGCATTCTGCACGGAATCTGTTTCATCAGAAGTCCAGGTCGGTACCAGCGGATTCTGTTCATTATCCAGATAGAAATTGACTCGGTTTTTCAATGCCAATGGAACCCGTAACCTGATCTCAGACAGCGGTTCATATTCAATCTGATACTGAATCTCCTGTTCCACACGCATTTCTGCACTTTCAATTTCCAGTAGCGCAGAACTGGTGGCTGTAATCTCCTGATTATGAATCGAAACCACAGCCGAAAACTCATTGGCACCTGGTTGAATCTGGTATTCGTTTTTGCGCAGGTTGAGAACTTCGACGGGTAAAGTAAATTGTCCCCCTTGCGCGACCGGAGTGGTCAGAACCTGTGTTTTGGGTGCAGGAGTCAGATCCGTCACAACGTTGGTATCATTGACAACGACCAGTGATGTCGCAGACAGACTGGGCGCTTTGATTTCCGGCAGGGTAAAATTAAAAGGCTCCTGATCCGCGATGACGGGACGACGGGCCCGGAATGTGATTTCAAACTCACCTTTGGAACGCTTCAGCAGGTTGATATTGATATGTCCCGGCTGCGACTGATCGATCCCAATCGCTTCCGTTAACGATGGTTCCTGCATGAGTTCCAGTTCCCAACCCTCTTTGGTTCGATCGGGCCAGTGGAGAGCCACCTGATCCAGAGCCCCCTGGAATACATTGATCTGCACGCGGGCTTCCAGTTCTGCCCGGTTGCCAAACATTTGTACCAGATAAAACGGTCTGGCTGAAAAATAGGGTTTGACCCGTTCGATATTCAAAGGAAGCTGAAATGGCTGATTCAGAAAGCGATAAGAACTGTCCAGATCTTTCTGATTCGCCTTAATCTGATACACGGATCGATTCTGACCTTCCGTGCGGAAAATGCGATAGCCATCCAGAGTCTGGATATCAATCAATCCGGTCTGACGCTTGGCACGACTGACTTCAAATCCGTCTATCAGAAACTCCCCCTTCTCTTCGGGAAAATCTCGCTCCAGTGTCCACTGCAGTTCGATCGGGCCGACCGTCGGTTCGATCAATGAAACATCGACAATGTTGTCCTTCAGTAACTGATGACTCTTATAACCATCACACTTTACATCCAGCAGTCGAAATGATTTGGGTAACTTGACCTGTACGGTCTGAAAGCTGCCTGTTAAGGCCTTGATCGATTGTGAGGCATTGAGCAGCACGGAATCGGATGTAAAATCTGTTGTCAGCAGTGTCTCAGCCTGCAGGACCGTTTCTACTTTCTTCTCATCAGGAATGGGTTGCCAGGAAAGATCCAGCTGGTCACCCAGCCCGAACATCTCCACCAGACACTGATCGCCTGAGATTGCTTTTTTGGAAACAGCCACACCGGTGGGCACTTCCAGGCTGACCTGAGGCAGTGGAATGGTCAGCTTTAGATTGCTGACGGCAGTTTGCGGCAACACAAGCTGTAGACGGCGGGAGGGCAGTTGCTGTTTGAGTGAAACACTCACAGTCAGATTCAGCTCGTGTGTGCCTTTACCCTGGAACCACCAGAGATAACCTTCAGTTCGATTAAAGCCCCCTGGGCTCGATTCTCCTGCTCCTTTGTAACTGGTTTTGAGAAAGATCGATTCATTTAATTTGACGGGGACACGGATCCACTTTTTTTCTTCATTGATCAACACCACGATTCGTATATCGAGAACAGCGCGATCGTCTTTAATGACTCCATCGAGTGAAACGGATGAAACAGCGTACGCCGGTGAGCGTTCGACCTGGCTGTTCTGTTTCTGTTTGAGATATTCCAGGATCTGATTCAGGCTGAGATTCGGTAGTGGGAAATATTGACCATCATCACCTTTAATATACACATCCTGCTTCGCGGCTCCCTGAGCAGTGCCACTGATATTCTGTTTGAAATCAGTGTCCCTTGGTTGAGGAACGACGACGGCACCACTTCCTGCAGGTTGAGCAGTCTTGCCTGGAATCGATGGGGAATCGTTCTTTCGGTCGCCCGCTGGTTTCAGATTGTTTTTTTCAGGTTGAGTTGACTGGGCGAAAACGGAGTCACACGTACCTCCCACGCAGAATACAAACAGGAACACCAGTCCCAGCGCGACTGAGATGATACGTGCAAGATATGACATAATTGTTAATAGAACCCAGTTTTAGGGAACAGATAACCTCTGATTGAGTTCGACCACCGGACTGATCCCGAGCTAGATGATCACAACTCTCAAACTGACAGTTTCCTGACAGACTCAAACCATATCCCTATGTACACAATCCGACCCTGTCTGTGTTTTTCTCACTGCTTCTATCATACGTCGTATTTTGGGCACATTAAAGAAGGAATCTCGAAGCTGACTAAAAAAGCGTCTCAGTTAACAATGCCTGCAGGGCGACATGAATATTTGTGCCATTTGTGGCCAAAATACTGGGATTTTCAATGGTAAATTCCGCATTTTCGATTGATGTGACCGCGCCCCCTGCTTCCCGGCAGATGAGCACACCTGCCGCCATATCCCAGGGTTTCAGATTACTGGACCAGTAACCGTCAATCCGACCGGCTGCCACGTAGCATAAATTCAACGCCGCCGAGCCTGTACGCTGCAGTGTCTGCGCTTCAGGGAGGACGCGCAAAAACCGGTCGATGGCGATATCCCGACCTGTAACACCTACCGGTAAACTGGCTACCAGCATCGCCTGATCCAGACTGAGAAAACGGGACGGCGCAATGGGAGTCCCATTTAATGTTGCCCCGCGTCCCTGAACTGCAGAGAACATTTCGTCGCGATTCGGGTCATAAACGACTCCCAGAACAAGCTCTCCCTGATGTTCGAGTCCAATGGACACACAATAATACGGGAATCCGTGTACATAATTGGAAGTCCCATCCAGAGGATCAATGACCCAGCGATATTCGGAATCGCCATCCTGCTTGTTTAACCCCTCTTCTCCTAGCATATTATGGTCAGGATAGCAGTCGCTGATATGGTTTAAAATCGCTTTTTGTGAAGCGAAATCAGCATCAGTCACCAGATCAGCACGGCCTTTTTCAGAGACCCGAAATTCATCGACCCAGTCCAGCAGACATTTAGCCCCTCTCCGGGCAGCCGTTTCAGCAACATCAAGTAATTCTGTTGAATTCAAAGTTCATCCTTCCTTGAAACACCTGTGAGCCCACTGCGTGATGCAGAAGCGTCTATGTCTGTAATCCGTCTGATGCGCGGAAACAGAAAACCAGAGAAAAGCCCCCTGCCATGTCTGACTCTGCGGATCATAGCGATTCTCCAGATAAACCTCATTTTAGGTATCATGGAACGTCGCGCGAACCGTTAGCCTCGTGAAATCAGAATTCTTTGGACTCTTAACTGAAAATTCAAATCCTCCGTCCGGTCTCTCGCCTGCGTTGCAAACAGGCAATACTGACAAGAGGTTACAAAGTCAGCCCTGACTCATTTCTATAAGACTGTACCAGAACAGTGCGTTTGCGGCCGGGCGAGGTACCCTGCAGCGTATGATTAAATTGACTGTATCAGTATCAGGGAATACCTGCGTTGTAACAGT
The sequence above is a segment of the Gimesia algae genome. Coding sequences within it:
- a CDS encoding inositol monophosphatase family protein, yielding MNSTELLDVAETAARRGAKCLLDWVDEFRVSEKGRADLVTDADFASQKAILNHISDCYPDHNMLGEEGLNKQDGDSEYRWVIDPLDGTSNYVHGFPYYCVSIGLEHQGELVLGVVYDPNRDEMFSAVQGRGATLNGTPIAPSRFLSLDQAMLVASLPVGVTGRDIAIDRFLRVLPEAQTLQRTGSAALNLCYVAAGRIDGYWSSNLKPWDMAAGVLICREAGGAVTSIENAEFTIENPSILATNGTNIHVALQALLTETLF